In a genomic window of Aeromonas veronii:
- a CDS encoding Na/Pi symporter, whose amino-acid sequence MQHHHSLSQPPATRALFNWMSVIVLVYLILVAVGAISHGFKDFSGGAEGAAQIFAFANNPFVALLLGILATALVQSSSTVTSVIVGLVAGGLPISMAIPMVMGANLGTTITNTIVSMGHVRDRAEFRRAFAAATVHDFFNLLAVFIFLPLELMFSLLQHSAEWLANLLVGSANMSMKGMDFMKPLTAPAQQLIDSAVAFLPGKGAAIATIIIGILLILACVTYLGKVLQQVLVGRAKEVLHKALGRGPLTGITSGALVTIMVQSSSTTTSLMIPLAGGGVFSTRQLYPFTLGANIGTTITALLAATAISGAGAQLALTIALVHVLFNVFAVVLIYGIPLLRDLPVRAAEGLARVGSENKLLALGYVAGLFFALPALMMVAAK is encoded by the coding sequence ATGCAACACCATCACTCCTTGTCACAGCCGCCCGCGACCCGCGCCCTGTTCAACTGGATGAGTGTCATCGTACTGGTCTACCTGATCCTGGTCGCCGTGGGCGCCATCTCCCACGGCTTCAAAGATTTCTCCGGCGGCGCCGAGGGCGCAGCCCAGATCTTCGCCTTTGCCAACAACCCCTTTGTCGCCCTGCTGCTGGGTATTCTCGCTACCGCGCTGGTGCAATCCTCCAGCACCGTCACCTCGGTGATCGTCGGTCTGGTGGCTGGCGGCCTGCCCATCAGCATGGCCATCCCCATGGTGATGGGTGCCAACCTCGGCACCACCATCACCAACACCATCGTCTCCATGGGCCATGTGCGGGATCGCGCCGAGTTCCGCCGCGCCTTCGCCGCCGCCACCGTGCACGACTTTTTCAACCTGCTGGCGGTGTTCATCTTCCTGCCGCTGGAGCTGATGTTCAGCCTGCTGCAACATAGCGCCGAGTGGCTGGCCAACCTGCTGGTAGGCTCCGCCAACATGTCGATGAAGGGCATGGATTTCATGAAGCCGCTGACCGCACCGGCCCAGCAGCTGATTGACAGCGCCGTCGCCTTCCTGCCGGGCAAGGGTGCCGCCATCGCCACCATCATCATCGGTATTCTGCTGATCCTCGCCTGCGTCACTTATCTGGGCAAAGTACTGCAACAGGTACTGGTTGGCCGTGCCAAAGAGGTGCTGCACAAAGCGCTGGGCCGTGGCCCGCTGACCGGCATCACCTCGGGTGCGCTGGTGACCATCATGGTGCAGTCCTCCTCTACCACCACCAGCCTGATGATCCCGCTGGCCGGCGGCGGCGTGTTCAGCACCCGTCAGCTCTACCCCTTCACGCTGGGGGCCAATATCGGCACCACCATCACCGCCCTGCTGGCTGCCACCGCCATCAGCGGAGCCGGAGCCCAGCTGGCCCTGACCATCGCGCTGGTCCACGTGCTGTTCAACGTCTTCGCCGTGGTGCTCATCTATGGCATCCCCTTGCTGCGTGACCTGCCGGTGCGCGCCGCCGAAGGGCTGGCCCGGGTCGGCAGCGAGAACAAGCTGCTGGCACTGGGTTATGTGGCGGGTCTCTTCTTCGCCCTGCCCGCCCTGATGATGGTGGCAGCCAAGTAA
- a CDS encoding FKBP-type peptidyl-prolyl cis-trans isomerase: MKFILIALLIAGVAYYFYSSSNNKKLAADNVRIGAEFLASNKEKPLVTTTASGLQYEVLTPGTGTVHPTATSKVKVHYEGKLLDGTVFDSSVARGEPIEFGLNQVIAGWTEGVQLMVEGEKTRFYIPANLAYGDRAAGKIPPGSVLIFDVELLGIQ; the protein is encoded by the coding sequence ATGAAATTCATACTGATCGCGCTGCTCATCGCCGGTGTGGCCTACTACTTCTACTCCAGCAGCAACAACAAGAAGCTGGCGGCCGACAACGTGCGGATTGGCGCCGAGTTCCTCGCCAGCAACAAGGAGAAACCACTGGTAACCACCACCGCCTCCGGCCTGCAGTACGAAGTGCTGACCCCGGGCACCGGCACCGTTCATCCCACCGCCACCAGCAAGGTGAAGGTGCACTACGAGGGCAAGCTGCTGGACGGCACCGTCTTTGACAGCTCGGTCGCCCGTGGCGAGCCCATCGAATTTGGTCTCAATCAGGTGATCGCCGGCTGGACCGAAGGGGTACAACTGATGGTGGAAGGTGAGAAGACCCGTTTCTACATCCCCGCCAACCTGGCCTACGGCGACCGTGCCGCTGGCAAAATCCCGCCGGGATCCGTGCTGATCTTTGACGTGGAGCTGTTGGGTATCCAGTAA
- a CDS encoding META domain-containing protein, whose amino-acid sequence MNKKLTLLAALALGGCAMATGSSMAQLQASNWQLQGAIGDTFTLQVVDGKVAGKGGCNRYFGGITKQGDGVLTLGAMGATRMMCIGDEMNKEMAYLQQLEKVATYSINGNQLTLSDVNKAALLTFNAVPAAK is encoded by the coding sequence ATGAACAAGAAACTGACTCTGCTGGCCGCGCTGGCACTGGGAGGTTGCGCAATGGCAACAGGTTCCAGCATGGCTCAACTGCAAGCATCCAACTGGCAGTTGCAAGGTGCCATCGGCGATACCTTCACCCTGCAAGTGGTCGATGGCAAAGTGGCGGGCAAGGGCGGCTGCAATCGCTATTTTGGCGGTATCACCAAGCAGGGTGACGGTGTCTTGACGTTGGGCGCTATGGGGGCAACCCGCATGATGTGCATCGGCGATGAGATGAACAAAGAGATGGCGTATCTGCAACAGCTTGAGAAGGTGGCAACCTACTCCATCAACGGTAATCAGCTGACCCTGAGCGATGTCAACAAGGCAGCCCTGCTCACCTTCAACGCCGTGCCTGCTGCCAAATAA
- a CDS encoding putative 4-hydroxy-4-methyl-2-oxoglutarate aldolase, protein MLDLLPDLCDQHGDLLQVANPVFQDFGGKALFYGRAVTLSCYEDNSLVRDLVARPGHGKVMVIDGGGSLRRALLGDQLAVKAVELGWEGILIHGAARDVGTLATLALGVKALAACPVKTEKRGLGELGAVVSFAGVTIHEGDYIYADRNGVVVSATPLL, encoded by the coding sequence ATGCTGGATCTCCTGCCCGACCTCTGCGATCAACACGGTGACTTGCTGCAAGTGGCCAACCCGGTGTTTCAGGATTTTGGTGGCAAGGCCCTCTTTTATGGTCGCGCTGTGACGCTCTCCTGTTACGAAGACAACAGTCTAGTGCGGGATCTGGTGGCCCGTCCCGGTCACGGCAAAGTGATGGTGATCGATGGCGGCGGCTCGCTGCGCCGGGCGCTGCTGGGCGATCAGTTGGCGGTCAAGGCGGTGGAGTTGGGGTGGGAGGGGATCCTGATCCACGGTGCGGCGCGGGATGTGGGCACTCTGGCGACACTGGCGCTCGGGGTCAAGGCGCTGGCCGCCTGTCCGGTCAAGACCGAGAAGCGAGGATTGGGAGAGCTGGGGGCTGTGGTCAGCTTTGCCGGTGTGACCATCCACGAAGGGGATTACATCTATGCAGATCGCAACGGCGTGGTGGTGAGCGCCACGCCGCTGTTGTGA
- a CDS encoding DUF3293 domain-containing protein, giving the protein MNLWEKYKKICFMAPFEVPGWPAFAIITAWNPASVRVSERRNRRRERALWRHLTAYLQMPVVGPFWGADPNERWQESSLAVALSLPQARQLAARFGQNALYWVEDGQLWLVPVLTDKSAVCLGNIESFWIARHLA; this is encoded by the coding sequence ATGAATTTGTGGGAAAAATACAAGAAAATCTGCTTTATGGCGCCATTTGAGGTGCCAGGCTGGCCTGCATTCGCAATCATCACCGCCTGGAATCCGGCCAGCGTGCGCGTCAGTGAGCGTCGCAATCGACGTCGAGAACGGGCGCTATGGCGCCATCTGACCGCGTATTTACAGATGCCCGTGGTGGGGCCGTTTTGGGGAGCTGACCCCAACGAGCGCTGGCAGGAGTCATCGTTGGCGGTGGCGCTCTCCCTGCCGCAAGCCCGTCAGCTGGCTGCTCGTTTTGGCCAGAATGCCCTCTACTGGGTGGAGGATGGCCAGCTCTGGCTGGTGCCTGTATTAACCGATAAATCAGCAGTTTGTCTGGGCAATATTGAATCCTTCTGGATTGCCAGACACCTTGCCTGA
- the arcA gene encoding two-component system response regulator ArcA produces the protein MQTPHILIVEDELVTRNTLKSIFEAEGYIVLEANNGDEMHQALTSHTINLVIMDINLPGKNGLLLARELRENDNIALMFLTGRDNEVDKILGLEIGADDYITKPFNPRELTIRARNLLSRTMNVAAGGEEKKLVERYLFNGWALDINSRALVSPTGDMFKLPRSEFRAMLHFCENPGQIQTRAELLKKMTGRELKPHDRTVDVTIRRIRKHFESVNDTPEIIATIHGEGYRFCGELEQE, from the coding sequence ATGCAAACACCACACATTCTGATCGTCGAAGACGAACTGGTCACACGCAACACCCTGAAAAGTATTTTTGAAGCGGAAGGCTACATCGTACTCGAAGCCAACAACGGCGACGAAATGCACCAGGCCCTCACTTCCCACACCATCAATCTAGTGATCATGGATATCAACCTGCCGGGCAAGAATGGCCTGCTGCTGGCCCGTGAGCTGCGTGAGAACGACAACATCGCCCTGATGTTCCTGACCGGTCGTGACAACGAAGTAGACAAGATCCTGGGTCTGGAGATAGGTGCAGATGATTACATCACCAAGCCGTTCAACCCGCGCGAACTGACCATCCGTGCTCGCAACCTGTTGAGCCGCACCATGAACGTGGCGGCCGGTGGCGAAGAGAAGAAGCTGGTTGAGCGCTACCTGTTCAACGGCTGGGCACTGGATATCAACAGCCGTGCACTGGTCAGTCCTACTGGCGACATGTTCAAGCTGCCGCGCTCCGAGTTCCGTGCCATGCTGCACTTCTGCGAAAACCCGGGCCAGATCCAGACCCGTGCCGAGCTGCTGAAGAAGATGACCGGCCGCGAGCTCAAGCCCCACGACCGCACCGTCGATGTGACCATCCGTCGCATTCGCAAGCACTTCGAAAGCGTCAACGATACTCCGGAGATCATCGCCACTATCCACGGCGAAGGCTACCGTTTCTGTGGTGAGCTGGAGCAGGAATAA
- the cydD gene encoding cysteine/glutathione ABC transporter permease/ATP-binding protein CydD: MDKKTQKRLYGWLRKQSSHGRRWITISIAFGLGQGILMVAQAWLLATLLHGFIIEGSTPEQSITLFITLLLVTLGKAALAYGREVASFKAGSAVRQTIRQLVLARLSRLGPAYIQRRPAGSWASLLLEQIENMQDFFSRYLPQMAIAVFIPVVILVAIFPVNWAAGLILLGTAPLIPIFMILVGVGAADANRRNFQALARLSGHFLDRLKGLRTLQLFMRTQAEGEAIRDASEDFRERTMEVLRLAFLSTAVLEFFAAISVALVAVYFGFSYIDHLNFGSYGVKVTLFTGLFVLFLAPEFYAPLRELGAHYHAKAQAIGAAEQLLEFLEAEVSEPAAGTAPFHADSPVKVEAKALEVLSAEGKVLVGPIDFTLEAGSRTALIGVSGAGKSSLVNALLGFAPYRGELKVNGQELATLDMSQWRLQLGWLSQNPQLFHASLRDNLLLAKPTASDAELEDALKRAQAWEFAMEKGLDYPVGDQAGGLSVGQAQRLALARTLLKSTQLMVLDEPTASLDRHSERAIMTTLEQVMAGQTLLMITHRLDQLTRMDKIMVLAHGQLVEQGSFQQLSQADGPFARLLSQRSGGSLDE; the protein is encoded by the coding sequence ATGGATAAAAAAACGCAAAAACGTCTCTATGGCTGGTTGCGCAAGCAATCGAGTCACGGTCGCCGCTGGATCACGATATCCATCGCTTTTGGCCTTGGCCAGGGCATTCTGATGGTGGCGCAAGCCTGGCTGCTGGCGACCCTGTTGCACGGCTTTATCATCGAAGGCTCAACGCCTGAGCAATCCATCACACTCTTTATTACCCTGCTGCTGGTGACGCTTGGCAAGGCCGCGCTGGCCTACGGCCGCGAAGTGGCCAGTTTCAAGGCGGGCAGCGCGGTGCGCCAGACCATCCGCCAGCTGGTGCTCGCTCGCTTGAGTCGCCTCGGCCCTGCCTATATCCAGCGCCGTCCGGCCGGTAGCTGGGCCAGTCTGTTGCTAGAACAGATTGAAAACATGCAGGATTTCTTCTCCCGCTATCTGCCGCAGATGGCCATCGCCGTCTTTATTCCGGTGGTCATTCTGGTGGCTATATTCCCGGTCAACTGGGCGGCGGGCCTGATCCTGCTGGGCACTGCCCCCCTCATCCCCATCTTTATGATCCTGGTGGGTGTGGGCGCCGCCGATGCCAACCGCCGCAACTTTCAGGCGCTGGCTCGCCTCTCCGGCCACTTCCTCGATCGGCTGAAGGGGCTGCGTACCCTGCAACTCTTTATGCGTACCCAGGCGGAAGGTGAAGCCATTCGCGATGCCTCGGAAGATTTTCGCGAGCGCACCATGGAAGTGCTGCGCCTGGCGTTTTTGAGCACCGCCGTGCTGGAGTTCTTCGCCGCCATTTCGGTAGCGCTGGTTGCCGTCTATTTCGGCTTCTCTTATATCGACCATCTGAACTTTGGTAGCTATGGGGTCAAGGTCACCCTCTTTACCGGCCTGTTCGTGCTGTTTCTCGCCCCCGAGTTCTACGCCCCACTGCGGGAACTGGGTGCCCACTACCACGCCAAGGCGCAGGCTATCGGCGCTGCCGAGCAGTTGCTTGAATTCCTCGAAGCCGAGGTGAGCGAGCCGGCCGCAGGCACGGCGCCGTTCCATGCCGACAGCCCGGTCAAGGTAGAGGCCAAAGCCCTTGAAGTGCTGAGCGCCGAAGGCAAGGTGCTGGTCGGCCCTATCGATTTCACCCTGGAAGCCGGTTCGCGTACCGCCCTCATCGGCGTCAGCGGCGCAGGCAAGAGCTCGCTGGTCAACGCCCTGCTCGGCTTTGCCCCCTATCGCGGCGAACTCAAGGTCAACGGGCAGGAGCTCGCCACCCTCGACATGAGCCAGTGGCGCCTGCAACTGGGTTGGCTCTCGCAAAACCCGCAGCTGTTCCACGCCTCCTTGCGCGACAACCTGCTGCTGGCCAAGCCAACGGCCAGCGATGCCGAGCTGGAAGATGCCCTGAAACGGGCGCAGGCGTGGGAATTTGCCATGGAGAAGGGGCTCGACTATCCGGTCGGCGATCAGGCCGGTGGCCTCTCGGTCGGTCAGGCCCAGCGTCTAGCACTGGCGCGAACCCTGCTCAAATCAACCCAGCTGATGGTGCTAGACGAACCAACCGCCAGTCTGGATCGCCACTCCGAACGCGCCATCATGACCACCCTCGAGCAGGTGATGGCTGGCCAGACCCTGCTGATGATCACCCACCGCCTCGACCAGCTTACCAGGATGGACAAGATAATGGTGCTGGCCCACGGCCAGCTGGTGGAGCAAGGCAGCTTCCAACAATTGAGTCAGGCGGATGGGCCTTTTGCCCGCCTGCTCTCCCAACGTTCCGGAGGTTCTCTCGATGAGTGA
- the cydC gene encoding cysteine/glutathione ABC transporter ATP-binding protein/permease CydC has protein sequence MSDLLPFLRLYRQHWLSLTIGLLLALVTLAAGMGLLSLSGWFLSAAAVAGMTVATTHAFNYMTPAGGVRFFSIVRTAGRWGERVVSHDATFRVLTRLRVWFWQKLSPLSTGTLAGFRQADLLNRLVADIDAMDHVYLRLITPIGAALLSTAGLVFFLSFFDSRLALTLGAILLFGMIALPLVFYFLGRRPGQALIAEKSTLRTRMVDYLDGQAELQMFAAAPKALAELQQAEQALLAAQARMAKVSGLANFSVQLLSGWTLTLMLWLAGHGVAGAAPDPITALMVFATLASFEVLMPLAGAFQHLSTSLTSARRLNEILQEAKAPVWGDEQTHASAGALQINDLYFGYPGNPQPVLRGCTLQLHAGEKLALLGQTGCGKSTLMGLLTREWSPQAGKILLGGKPLTDYSEGALRASISVVSQRVHLFADTLRGNLKLAAPTATDAQLIAVLTQVGLANLLEDEAGLNAWLGDGGRPLSGGERRRIGIARALLHDAPLWLLDEPTEGLDSQTEREIMDLLFRLGADRTLLLISHRLLGMEQMDRIALMEEGQIRLCAPHDELLGDDYYRSLYQRLAPV, from the coding sequence ATGAGTGATCTGTTGCCATTTCTGCGCCTCTATCGCCAACACTGGCTCAGCCTCACCATTGGTTTGCTGCTGGCGCTGGTGACCCTGGCCGCTGGCATGGGGCTGCTCTCCCTCTCCGGCTGGTTCCTCTCCGCCGCCGCGGTGGCGGGAATGACCGTTGCGACGACCCATGCCTTTAACTACATGACCCCTGCGGGCGGGGTGCGCTTCTTCTCCATCGTCCGCACAGCCGGTCGCTGGGGTGAGCGGGTAGTGAGCCACGATGCCACCTTCCGGGTGCTGACCCGTTTGCGGGTCTGGTTCTGGCAGAAACTCTCGCCGCTCTCCACCGGTACCCTGGCCGGTTTCCGTCAGGCGGATCTGCTCAACCGGCTGGTGGCCGACATCGATGCGATGGACCACGTCTATCTGCGGCTGATCACCCCCATAGGCGCGGCCCTGCTCAGCACCGCCGGACTGGTCTTCTTCCTGTCGTTTTTCGACAGCCGCCTCGCCCTCACCCTGGGTGCCATTCTGCTGTTTGGCATGATTGCCCTGCCGCTGGTGTTCTACTTCCTCGGCCGTCGCCCCGGTCAGGCGCTGATTGCCGAAAAATCGACCCTGCGTACCCGGATGGTGGACTATCTGGATGGTCAGGCCGAACTGCAGATGTTTGCCGCAGCTCCCAAGGCGCTGGCTGAGCTGCAACAGGCAGAACAAGCGCTGCTCGCCGCACAGGCCCGCATGGCCAAGGTGAGCGGGCTGGCCAACTTCTCGGTGCAACTGCTGAGCGGCTGGACCCTGACCCTGATGCTCTGGCTGGCCGGTCATGGGGTAGCGGGTGCTGCGCCCGACCCCATTACCGCGCTGATGGTCTTTGCCACGCTGGCAAGCTTCGAGGTACTGATGCCGCTGGCCGGTGCTTTCCAGCACCTCTCCACCAGCCTCACCTCGGCCCGTCGTTTGAACGAGATCCTGCAAGAGGCAAAAGCCCCCGTGTGGGGCGACGAGCAGACTCACGCCAGCGCTGGCGCACTGCAAATCAACGACCTCTATTTTGGCTACCCGGGCAACCCCCAGCCGGTACTGCGTGGCTGCACCCTGCAACTGCACGCCGGTGAAAAGCTGGCGCTGCTGGGCCAGACCGGCTGCGGCAAATCGACCCTGATGGGCCTGCTGACCCGGGAGTGGAGCCCGCAGGCAGGCAAGATCCTGCTGGGTGGCAAGCCGCTCACCGACTACAGCGAAGGGGCGCTGCGCGCCTCCATCTCGGTAGTGAGCCAGCGGGTGCATCTGTTTGCCGACACCCTGCGGGGCAACCTCAAGCTGGCCGCCCCTACCGCCACTGACGCGCAGCTGATTGCGGTACTGACCCAGGTTGGACTGGCCAATCTGCTGGAAGACGAAGCGGGCCTCAACGCCTGGCTCGGTGACGGCGGCCGCCCCCTCTCCGGTGGTGAGCGTCGCCGTATCGGCATCGCCCGCGCCCTGCTGCACGATGCGCCGCTCTGGCTGCTGGACGAACCGACCGAAGGGCTCGACAGTCAGACCGAGCGGGAGATCATGGATCTGCTGTTCCGGCTCGGGGCAGATCGCACCTTGCTGCTTATCTCCCACCGCCTGCTGGGGATGGAGCAGATGGACCGGATTGCCCTGATGGAAGAGGGACAGATCCGCCTCTGCGCCCCGCACGACGAGCTGCTGGGGGATGATTACTACCGCAGCCTCTATCAGCGGCTGGCTCCTGTTTGA
- the rcsF gene encoding Rcs stress response system protein RcsF yields the protein MKRLILMMPLIASGCANYAFNSNLDKENFDEYFKPGSVRIYEQDELADLNYLYLGTIEGESCQADAKQPVPNAGEARTLARRRAADMGGNGVTIDKCAEFSDTPGCLKQVICYGQALKVAEEK from the coding sequence ATGAAACGCCTGATCCTGATGATGCCCCTGATTGCCTCCGGCTGTGCCAACTACGCCTTCAACAGCAATCTGGATAAAGAGAACTTCGACGAATACTTCAAACCCGGTAGCGTGCGCATCTATGAACAGGATGAGCTGGCTGACCTCAACTACCTCTACCTCGGTACCATCGAGGGTGAATCCTGCCAGGCCGATGCCAAGCAGCCGGTGCCCAACGCCGGTGAAGCGCGCACCCTGGCTCGCCGCCGCGCCGCCGACATGGGTGGCAACGGCGTCACCATCGACAAGTGCGCCGAGTTCAGCGACACCCCGGGCTGCCTGAAACAGGTGATCTGCTACGGGCAGGCGCTGAAAGTGGCCGAAGAGAAGTAA
- a CDS encoding DUF488 family protein: MALAIVRLGSPRQPDEGLRIGTVRRPPRGVPKSEFANQHWYDVWFPNLAPSSETMKLGQAAETPAQWAAFGKQYKAEMAQPAARHDLALLAALSHTTNLSVGCYCEQESRCHRAILRELLVAAGAAIR; encoded by the coding sequence ATGGCCCTCGCCATCGTTCGCCTTGGCAGCCCGCGCCAGCCCGATGAAGGGCTGCGGATCGGCACGGTGCGCCGCCCGCCCCGCGGTGTACCCAAGAGCGAATTTGCCAACCAGCATTGGTACGACGTCTGGTTCCCCAACCTGGCCCCCAGCAGCGAGACCATGAAGCTGGGGCAGGCAGCCGAGACGCCCGCCCAGTGGGCGGCGTTTGGCAAACAGTACAAGGCCGAGATGGCGCAACCTGCCGCCAGGCATGATCTGGCGCTGCTGGCCGCCCTCTCCCACACCACCAATCTGTCGGTGGGTTGCTACTGCGAGCAGGAGTCCCGCTGCCATCGCGCCATTTTGCGCGAATT